The Thalassophryne amazonica chromosome 20, fThaAma1.1, whole genome shotgun sequence sequence AAAAACAGTAAATTGACATTAAATTGCCATTTAAGCTCACATACATAAACGTCAGACTTCTTGTTTGACCatgagagagagagctgtctctctctgtcttcacGTTTTTGTTGACACctgctgtttgtgttctctggattttgaaagaaatccattttaggaattgaaagaatgtaaccatgttttctgatgtgCTTTTTAACGGCTCATGCACACGCGCTGCGGGCTGTGTGGCGCACACGTTGGATCATACACGCTGCGGGCTGCATGGATCAAACCTGTTCACACGCGAATCTGAAATCTTTGGACACTCGATGCTCAAAGTCACGattctgtaaactgctgcctggtttgcacaaaccgaggtgCAGTTGACTCAAAGAGATCACTGCAGACGACACGAAATATTATTATGTCATGACGGCAACAAGGGTGATCCTGCTCCTGCAAAGCCCCAGCACTgcgaacaaatacacagccatcgAGGATCATGATGGCACTCAGCAGCTACACAGAAATGAGGCTGATCACGCTCCTGCAAAGCGCAGcgatcaaggatcacttcctcaaaactttttaactgtcagactgaaagggccagcaggctcttctctctgcacaggctggaggacagcaagcccttcagagttcacggacagaatgctgcagctccggccggactttttgtgcagcaactccctCCTCAAGTGTGCATACCACTGGAACAACACCACGATCATGGACAGGAGACCGACagattcttcctggccggccagtACCACGGCATGACAACAGCCGCATATCACAtgcagcggcagaagccccacaccacacaccagctccgcgtcgGAGGAACTGCATCTCTTTCTACAaccgcgctcacaaaccggcttctgtactgtgtgaaaacattcggcTGGTAGAACGAACTCTACTAAATGCTAACGttaaaaaactaagcaaatgacaaGAACCGTCAATGTCATgaaatatggacgaattgaggttttcggcagcATTCGTTCCATTTTTTCAATAGTTTAAAAATCCCAACTAAGCgctagctgcaggaacgaagctgcgcgaagattaaacgaaagtcaacaaaactccagatttcttgtttcatttgggcttcgttgccctttgttaagtgccgtgtgactgggccttcaaGGGACTCTACTACCCTATAGTGGATGTGTCAAAATTGGGAAATACTATTGTTTTTAACTTTAATTTTCAGCGATAGTACTGGATATATGGTGCTTATGTTGTAAAAATACTTTTAAGTTTAATAAAAGTTGTTTAGCATGCTACAGCATCCTCAAGAGGTTGTTTCACATTTTCATAAAAACTGTCCATAATACCTTTGCACTGGAAATGAAAGAATCAAACTCATGTAACTGAGTCACACATATTGGAAGAGGCCTCGAGAGAAGGAAGAAGCTTCTGCTTTGGGTACATTCATACGGAACCCTTTCTGCAGTTGTGTGGTCTAATGAAAGTgttatttcagttttagaaaGTAACCACTGTTTAACGATCCGaaaacaactgtttgttgtattaTTGTGTGCAGAAATGCTCTCTCACACAGTCATCATTGACTCAGTTTGTTGCTTGACCACCTCCCTCACTTTCTTTCACAGctatatacaaaatcctttccacagAGTTGTGTGGAAATGTGgcttatttgagttttagaacgcTGTCATACAGTCATACAATAATAATTTACTGCTCTGGTTGATTAATGTCTGAGCAGAAACATGTTCTCTCTCTGACAGCGAGCTAcacttgctcctaatttccatcatccattcAGAATCTTTTATCCATCTTGCAGGTGGCCATGTTCAGCAGGTGGCTTTCAGGTCTATGAAATGTTGCATAAGAAAAACAAAGctacactcaagttcttgagcaaggaacatttcaccatttgacaccaattacacacatagtacaccaaactgtgctGCACTgctattatcttcagacaaacagatcatgcatgggtttcacaatgacaccccctgaacagaacagaaaatatcaccaaatttagactctttcgAAATATGTAAAAATTCCTCAGTTGatcgggggggggggttgtgaatGAATGAGTTGGGGGGTTCTAAGATGAGTGGGGGACTGAGTGATTGTATGAAGAAAGAGAGGTGTGTGAGTGTGACAGAGAGGCCAAAATCGAGATGATAcgttggtggaaatgttgttttaataattcagttTACATGTAGGCacttactattaagtaaaactaactgacattgataatgtttttaaaaaattatattttatcatttttcccctccacatctgggagggcagcgcccgagcgctctctatgggccagccgccactgtacTATGAGAATGTTAAGTGGTCGTATTCTGCatacatgattttattttatttttttaaataagtacgCCTACTATAGATTGAAAGTCTGAAATCATTACCATGTGAAGAGGAGGACAGAGTGTGAGTAGATATTCTAATCTGGTGATGCTTTAAAGGTCTCAGCAAAGAGTACTCTAAGTGATTGGATCCCCCCCCCGGCATTGATTAATTGTTGACTGTAGTAACAAATTGGATTTCACAGCTTCAGAatgatggatttaaaaaaaaaaaaagtactgcaGAAAGAAGAAACACTGTCCATGCATGATACAGTTTAGCTCTTCAGGCACACGAGTGTATTTAACGTAAGAAACAGCTTGTGGTGCTGTTTACATGGCAGTCGTGACCGTGCGGTTAAAGACAGTAAATTGGAAACACCAGTACCTCTCAATTCATTGATAACGGCAGCGGTAATTTGAAGCAGGTAATTCACTTACAGCCTGCAGGTTGGTTGAGATTAGCGAATTTTCTCGCCCCCATCAATGACTCACTGTTGACTATAAAAGGAAAAACTATGTTAATTGGTCTAATGGGACGTGTAGTTCTCCATACTGTTGGTGCATCTTATACTCGTATGCTCTTTAACATCTGGAGAAGCTTCTAGTGAGAGACATAACCTGAACCAATCTCtcagaaaatttaaaacaatGCAAATCATGTTTTAATGTTAATCTCTTGTAGTGGTTTTATGTGTGTGGGTATATTAAAATTTAAAACCACAGCGGCACTTTAATACCTGCGATCTCATTGTCATTTGAATCCCCTTTGAATATGACTCACACAGTCAGACCCAGAGAGTCACGTCTCCTCTCGTTTGTTGGATCTGATCCCTTACAGGGCATTGAACAGCTGAAGAAAGAAGAGAGGCGATGGGCCAAGAAGTCCAAGTGGATGAACATGAAGGTGGTGTTTGGCCATCCGTTCTCTATAGCCTGGCTCAGCCCCTTTGCCACACCTGACCATGGCAAGGCAGATCTGTACCAGTACATAGTGTGAAACCAGGACACTAAGCTGTATTCACACACAACTAGCTGGCTCCACTGTAGACTGAATCCCGGTTCGATGCCCGATTGGCTGGACCTCTACAAGAATCACCGCCTCTTAAccatgtctgattttttttttttttttttttttcctcttaggaATAACGGATACTTCAGGGCGTACGATGCCGCGTTGTTATATCATGTTTACTTTTTAatctttttctttcattttattgAAACACTCTTGGTGCTGAGATTTGTGAGCTGTAACTCGCTTCCACTGAAAACCGAGGGAAGTGGAGACAAAACGTGATTGCTGAAAGATGGGTTCTGCCTCATCTGCGATGTGTCTGATCATTTCCTGCTTCCAGGATTTAAACCAGTCATAACTCCGGACGTCCTGGAAGTTGTTGCTCAGAGCAGCATAGCTCAAGGTGCCAACACAGGCGCCTGTTTTTTGTCTTCCTGAAAATATTATTGTGATCTTCCTTTTGCTGTATTTCTGTTATTgcacgtttttttgttgttgttctgaatGCTGCTGCTGAATTGCCTTAGAACAGTGCATTAGCTGTTGGTGAGATCTACTATTTCTAAATACACTTGTGTCATTCTGCCTTACCGTGAGGGTGAGACTGGATCAGGTTTGTTCAACACTTCTATACACCAGACAGCTGGATTTGTTCAGGCTAACAAAGGAATGTATTTTACTGTGTCTGCATTTCTATGATGAACATTTCTTCTGCTTAAGAACACTTACCTGGCACCCTGTGCAGGTACTTAAAGGGGAActcctgtatgtatgtatttattttttatgtgggCTCCATTTTTAGATCTTTTGTAGTTTGTGTTTTCACTCAGGATAAAAACTATGTTAATAATTGGTGCAATATTGATATAGAACTCAAAACATTTTCACCAGCTAACTGGCTACATAATGTTATTTGCACATGGCAAGctttaaaaaaagtaaactgcttcttgtcgccactgaacaggtgaaaatatTGTATAGTATAGTAGCAAGGAGTGGGTTGTTATGGAGGTAAaagtgtgcatgtttacctcactaaccATAGCCTCCAGTACATTTGCCGGCGCTGCTAACCACTGTGTCATTAAAAGTTTATTGCCGATAACGACGAGGGGTCATTACACAATCAAATCTCTGTCCTTCATGCTAGCAGGCACTtgaatgattttatttttcacctgttcagcagcaacaagaagcagtttactgagTGTTTTCAGCTTGTACAGTAACATTATGTAGCCAGTTAGCCTGTGACAatgtttgtgttctaaatcaatactgcacagattaaacttgTTTTTGTCCAAAATGAAAAGATAAACCCCAAAACATTGGAAACCACAACCTAGACTGGAAAAAACCCTTTAAGTACCTGACAAATCCTGCTTGGTAAAGTCTCTGCTAAGGGTAGAGCAGCGTCACTGTGAAGGACGCTCAAATTCTATAGGACACAAGGAGCAACAACCACCTCTGTTTTAACAGTCGAGTAAATCCGTGGCCTTGGCAGGTAACGAAACAGTCACAGATCATAAATAGGGCAACAGGACAATTCTAAGCATtaaatctttttgttttgttttttttaaagtgtgctCTAAAGCCTTAAAGTGGTTTAAATGTGTTGTTGGTATTTGAAAATCCTTATGGCCAGATTTAGTGCTTTATGAAGGAGGCAAACTTTCCTAGGCTTCTGTGGTTACAACCCTTATTTTTTAAAATCCAACTGTTACCATCTTGTGGCATGCAACAGCTGTGATCCAGTTTACACATACACCAGCTTTCTTATTCTTTTTCTTGAAATGTTTCTTTGTGGTCTAATATGAACAGTATTCGCAGCACTATAGGCCACATagtgtattttttaattattgtgaTATATGTTTAAAACTAAGGAATGAAATAAAACCATGTATGTGACAGCCTTGGGTCACCTTTATGGACTCTTGAGATATTTTATCACAAGTAAACTACTACAAGCAACTTCTGCTTGTAGATACATACAGGCCCTGTAGCTGTTAATTATTTTATCTTTTAACACCACACAAATATAACAATTGAATTATTTTGTTTCTACACATTTAGTGATGTAATGACGCCCCACTTAGCATGGCATGTAATGTCTTCCTTTTGATGCACACTCTGGAGCATTGCAaaggtttcaaaatgttttttgaaagGTCTTTGAGTTCGCCATCACTCATTTGCAGTACTGACGAAAAGATTTAACACAGTCCCCAGCCagatgttctatttttttttttttttttttttttagtgagttTTATTTTCCCCATTATGTTTATTATTCTCCCCACAGCTGCTAGCTTAAATCTGCTTGTTGGCAAACGTAAAGAGGCACAGGAAAACTATGCGGGGCTTCATATTTTTACTTGCATACAGCTACATTGTAAGCTGTCTCATTAAATTCAAAGCCTGAATACAGAATATTTGTAGGAAGATATTCTGTTTGAAGTACAGCACTGCCAGTTATATGCAATAAGGTAAAACTAGTATCTCAGTGATGGAGATGAGATTTTATTTtactggactttatttacatttttgacagtttttcatGTGAGATGATTTATACACATAACTGAACTTTCTTACTATGAATCTTGGGCTTTTACAGCTACACATAATCTGTAAGACACATGATGAATGGTTTTAAGTAGTTGAAGACGGCTTGTGCTTCAAGTCACACAGCGGCAAGAGCAGTGATACTTGTGGCAAATTTTTCCAGCCTCAAAGTAAAGTGATACTGATTTAAGTGCGTGTTTAGATCAGGAACGGGTAATGGTCTGCAGGTTTTCATTAAATCTGATAACCTCAGCAGATGACTAGTAGTGATGAAAATCTGCAGATTGTTGGCACATTCTTtataagtgcaggagtgtgaacaTTATAGATCGACCAACTTGGAGCTCCCCTCATTTtatatccacaaaatttactcctGTAAGACATTTTGGTGTCTACAGGTTAACTTGAGATAGGTCAAAACTTTCATTTAGGGGTGGATCTTGATTATCTATCGTGCATGGTCAACTGAAGTGCACAGCATAACACAAGTGCATATGAGGTGTGTCCAAttccactttgctatttacacagCCAATAATCTAAGCACAAAGTAAGGCGCcattaatcatgggtgtgttttggtctCGAGTTCAATTATAATGTGTCATTGGCTTGAAGAGAAGTGTGCTTGAAACCTTGTGGACTCAAATGAGATTTTCTGAAGAGGAAATGTATCTGCGGATAATCTACAACACTTTGTCCCACGCTGGGGTCAAACTCGTTCCCTGGGATGGGAAGCAGGTGATCTAATCATGAGGCTAAAACCCAACTGCTCCAACATCTGTCAatagaacatcttgaaattagggaGTGAGGCTTACTTCACTGCACAGCACCTCCTGCTGGCCACTGTTACATACGCACAAGCAGATAATTTTTGGCAGTAGTTTCCAACCCTGGTTTTCAGAGACCACTCATCTGCATATTTTTTGTCATTGTGCTCTGACAAAATAAATGATGAGCTCTTtcgggtgtgctcagccaataaaGAGCTAACAGGCACCCGAATGAGCTAACCCGCTTCTTGAGGACCAGGGCCAGGAACCACTGATTCATGggtgcagccaccaaagctccctgaggtaaaGTTTTGTATTTTCCCATTAGttgtgacttttatttcatttttaatttgGTTTTCAGTTGAGTATTGTAGTTTGATGCGCTAATGTGCATCCTTTTGCACACAAGTAGACTGAACGCACATCATGAACCCACCTACGTAAACCTGTGTACTCTAGACCTGGTTTTTGTCAGTCTATGATTCAATCACTTTTTGCTTCCTTACAATAGCAAtgcaccactgtgctaccataacACACCCATGAGTGCACAAATCAACCCCAGTGTGCTTACCACTTAAACGATGTGGGTGCTGGGCGTACAAGTGCCTGTTGCGTCTGCTGCTCACTGGCAATGATGCACTGTGCACTGCTGGGGCCATttgtgttcagtttacatgcacacAGGTGTTAGTGGGTTCATTGGCTTATTGTTATCTAATCAGAAATGCGCGCTCCAGTAATGTTATGAATTAAATTCAATTGGTTGGATCCACATAGTGTAAACGTCTACAATCACTGCTGATGTCGCTACAGTTGTGAAGCTGTGAGTGATCAGTATGGTCCCTTGAACCTTGTGACGTTACTCAACCAGCATTCAATGTGTACAATCACATTTTCACATTCATAGGGATGCATGTAAAAATCACATGATGCACACCCTGCACAGCATCAGTCAAATCAACATTTTTACACCTGTGTGTTGCTGCACTGAGACATTACATGCACGTTTATGTTCTAGCTACCATTATGCAGTTATATTAGGCTTGCTGATATGTAtccaaatacagtgcatctggaaagcattcacagcgcttaagtttttccatattttgttatgttacagccttatcccaaaatggattaaatacatttttcgtcaaacttctacacacaataccccataatgacaatgaaggtttttgagatttttgcaaatttattaaaaatcaaaactaagaaatcatatgtacataagtattcacaccctttgctcaatacgttgttgatgcacctttggcagcagttacagccccaagacttcttgaatatgatgccacaagcttggtgcacctatctttgggcagttttgttaaTTCCTctttaatttcttagtttttttttttttaattattattatttttaataaatttgcaaaaataaaataaaaaaaaaacttttttcatgtggtcattatggggttctgtgagtagaattttgagggggaaaatgaatttactccattttagaataaggctgtaacattacaaaatgtggaaaaagtggagcggtgtgaatactttctggatgcactgcaataGCAAAATGTGATCTTAAATCTCCCATGAGTAAATCAACATTTGATGTCAAACATTTAAAATCCTGTGTACTTTGCAAACATAAGCTCAGAGAAATGCAGTTCCTCTAACAAACACTCAGGGAACACTGCCTTTTTTACACATCACAGTGTTATGTGGAAATACGTTACAACTCCGGGAAGCAGAAACACTTAAAGTGAGCCATCTGTGTAATGAAAAGGGGTAATGACTAATGGATCACTACTCACGAAGCTCAAAAGACAATCACAAGGCCACGCGCTGTCTGATGCTAGAGACAGTTTGGCCACAAATCACAGATTTCTCTTTAATGAAGCAGCTCATAGGAAGGCGGCTCCGATATGAGCCCATGTTCCAGGATACTGTGGCGTGAGGTATTTGAGTGCATGCACACATGTGTTATTAAATGGAAGACCAGCTGCCTCTGAATCCATATGTGCCATGCTCGCTTTTTAAGCTGACGTTTTCTTACACAACAAAGGCCAAGGCATATACTAGAATAATCTTCAGGATAAgtctctccatgtgctacatttgCAGGATGCATTATTACTTTTTGTAAATACACACTTTATAAGCTAAGTGTGTCACTGAAATGTCACATGAGCATGCATAAAATGCAATGTCAGTACAGTGAGTGTCTtagcaatgcaaaaaaaaataaaaaaaaatagaaaaagcttGGTGAACTGGCGGCTGCCCAACATCTGATGTGACCAACCTCACAAAATGGATGCAAGTCAGATCTATGACTACATATGGAGGTATACCTGGTTCAATatgaagagagagaaaaagaattGGCATGTTCAAACTAGTGTGCCTTTActggagagtggcgtcaactgagaacatggtgccattttgggttcagctgtgctgaactactgaatgaacctttaaatgttttcaacattttttaaaaatcatttaaccacatacagcaacacatccgggTACAGgtgctttcaaaataaatataaaaatagttaagctatcaaattaacATAATTTACAATTCACGATGagttatttaatgaatttaaagcctgatttattcaGCTGCtggtctgtaactccgtgtcatgcaatgacgtgtgtgacagttttaaagttctccgtctggattgtactttattctggattaatttgaccctcaacaagcttttctttctacaatcatcacctccaaatcaatgctgtacattttcctcttttaccgacttcgtgctgtaaatgtacagacttttctgatccatttatcagcgttcCTGCAgtataatatgatgggagacaaagGACTAAAAGCAGAAaactgtcaaatcacagccttttgtatttgttttaacagctgcacatcaggcttcagctcccagtctgaacacagtttgaaaaacTAAACAGTCGCACTTTCAAGCACAGAAATTACTCcgatcccactttcctcaaattggcgagtgtcagagctgaactttaatttgtacctctgcacgtccagactgctcggggtttttaatggaaatacactgcggtcggacgggacatttatccgatgtgagcaatatgtatgtaacagattagttaaagTCAGAAGGTGCCAAACATCTacgggaatcctgaatcgggacgtGCGCCTCActctgaaattttttttctgccaaatgtatatgatccattatcaaaacgtTTTTACACTGTGTGCGCCCTGTAAAAACTATTAAGATATGATGAGAGACGAAGGAGTGaaggcagcaaagtgtcaaatcacagccttttgcggtgtctgatttaacaggtgcacgtcaggctgcggctccGAGTCTGAACAtggagtgaaaaaaataaacggtcagacttttaatcgTCGAAAaaaactccggtcccacatgtgaggtttttaatggaaatgcgattggacaggacattttatctgatgtgagcgaaaaatctgttgtacaaaatccgttatatacgatgtttatcacatggaaaacaatacaaaaactgggGGACTTTTTTTCTCTGGTGACTGCgactatctggtttatacgactacagtttaggtgagttttactgtacatgcgaccgaacaataaatttacctctcaaagctttgacgatgatgtcagcttccatcccacacggctgactttattttcccacatttttcttctgttcggatctaaaGGGAATCtgcacatcttgaagcccttgctgtgtccatttgtgcatccaaacgcacaacaatctgtcattttcagcgaataaaaaaataaaataactggatttacatgcaggcaTATTAACAGCGAATCCtactttgaacccaagatggcaccatgagtcacatgaccaaTTGTTTTCTActcatcatgtcgccactctctctaataaagtcACTAGTTCaaaccactcaaaaaaaaaaaaaaagaagagccgCATCTGATTCTGGTCACGTCAGCTGCAGTGACATCACACAGAAGCCAACAGTGCTATTTTATCATGAACAAAACCAAAAAGAATGACTTCACAACTGTTAATGTGCATGCAATTATCTCAATATATAGTCATACTAGTTTGTGTTACAtttctccttttttttaaaaattcgaTTAGCTCACGATTTGTGCTGAGGTTCTGCAGGAATACCCTAAAGCTAGCGCCATTTTTGCTTCACTGTAAGGTGATTTTAGAACTTCTAGGTTTGGTCTGATCCAAAACCTTGTCTCCACTAGCCAGGCTGTAGCTGTGCCAGATCCAATTCAAAGCCAACATTTCCTCCAATTATAAATAAAAAAGGAACGACCCAAAAAGGTGTAATTGAGCAACAACtgttgtttttttctgcattatGATTTCATTGTTATTTGTTGATATGCATAGTCGGAGGAGATGCATGTTCACACACAACTGCAAAAGGTTTCTGCGGCCAGGCTGAGCAGAGCTAGTGGAGACCAGACATGTTATTCATCCTTCTTTGATACCGCGTCCTGCTGTCCATTCTGTGGTGACACCCTCTGCAACACCAAGAGGCCAGAGAAGGTGAGCGAGATCCCGACCCACCACAATGATATCTGGGTTTCTCCAAAGATCAGCTGGCCCAAGAATGCCTGTAAGATGAGAAATTTTAAAAAGCAGTGGTTCTCTTAAAATGTCCAGAAAACAGTTGGAGATGCAATGAAATCCAAGTGAGAAATTTCTACATGGACAATGGCTAATAAATAAGTAGGTAAGAGAGGCGGCGACTTACAGAAGATATGAAGTTGGAGGCGGTGGTGGTCACAGTGGTTTGGGTGGAGGAAGAAGAATACCTGAGCGCTTTTGCAAGGAAGGTCCACATCACAGCATTGCAGGTGAAAAGCAGCCCACCACACAGCAGCCTCAAAGGAATATGAAGCTGGCAAaatacaattatatatatatttaaatatacAGTATGCAGAAAGCACTCAGAAAGTGCATACATCCACCAAGGAAAAATGTTCCTGAATGCTTAAAACTTCTGGACCCAAAATAAGTTCCAAAACAAATTCAACATAATAATATCCCTTATTTTCAAGGGCATTATCTGCCTCTCACCAAATTTTATCAACATtcttgttatgtgccgacgcgggttgaggagcggaaaccagtttgcataccacctggagagcaacgaaaagaaaagaacaccaaaatgtccagccaaaccccccccaacacacaacaattctcTCACAACCTTTTGAGGTAAATGTTACTATGTGCTAAAATTTCTTCCACAGCTCAGTTTCAAAGCATattccggtgtcgccgactgaacggtcccctctaaaaattggtcagccctgccttcactgcgcatgcatctgagactgactctctgagtctgactctctacacccaaagcgatcaaagggaataatgtgattattaaccatcagatgacaagtcaaatcttaaatcattctaaagtcagttttaagcagaaacgaggcgataattggtgaatcactgctgacactgaaatgacgtaggtgcagcagcacatcagactcagatgtgctgctgtggcgctctgattggtccaccgtcttttattatgaaataatgctgactttACGTGGAACTGATTGTggaacaaaagcttcagatatctgtcgctgagacagatgatgactggagtgcagttttagaaACGAgttgataattggtgaatcgctgctgatgcatgcacagtgaaggcagggagaaccgatttttagggggaccgttcggtcgacgACAACAAATCAACTCTTTTATATTGATGAGGCTTGAGCACTGACTTCATTCATAAATGTAACTTTACTGTTCGTCTACACAACTCAGCGCCATAACACAGAAAACCTTCCACGCGCACCTCTTCTTGTTTCTGTAACACATCACACTCCTATTACATTACATCctattttttatgcatttttaagtTCACATGCATGAGTCTGTTCACTTTGCTGACTTAACCCATGAAAGCATGTCTTATTAAACATAAGCCATACCAACACAAAATGTATCCAAACATTTTACACACTTCACACATTTTATACCACTtcaacatgaagctgtataactgaggatacaaaatgcaaaacatgcactatgcacaatttctccaatcacagccagagaagcctataacttcttctgggttgtctgggtgccttggtggctttcctcacgcttctccttcttgcacagtcactcagtttttgagaactgtctactccacaca is a genomic window containing:
- the LOC117501820 gene encoding transmembrane protein 42, translating into MFPGVFYALLAGFLGAMASSSAKLSLGADYLKGVCETGLRTWGEQRKFRQADETTACDRLHIPLRLLCGGLLFTCNAVMWTFLAKALRYSSSSTQTTVTTTASNFISSAFLGQLIFGETQISLWWVGISLTFSGLLVLQRVSPQNGQQDAVSKKDE